CCAGGTACAACAAGTGCTGCAGGTGTAAAAGCAACTTTCCTAAAAGAAATCATCCTAGCTGAATCTGTCGTAGCAGAAATTACACCTACATTCGCTTTTGAATTGTTATCTCATATGAAAGGCGGTCCTTCAATTGAGGTACTTCTTGATTTAGCATTATCTGATGACGCAGCAGTAGCAAAAGAAGCGGCTGAAGTATTAAAGACTCAAGTGTTTTTATATGACGCAGATACAGCGCGTCTTGAAGCAGCCTTTAAAGCTGGCAACGCGCTTGCGAAAGAAATTTTAGAAAGTTACGCACAAGCTGAATTTTTCACAAAATTACCAAATGTTGAAGAAAAAGTTGAAGTAGTGACTTATATTGCTGGTGAAGGTGATATATCAACGGATTTACTTTCTCCAGGTCATCAAGCCCATTCTCGTGCTGACCGTGAATTGCATGGCCAATGCATGAGCACACCAGAAGCTCAAGCAGAAATACTAGCATTACAAGTTAAGCATCCTAATGCGAAAGTGATGTTAATTGCTGAAAAAGGCACTATGGGTGTTGGTTCATCTCGTATGTCGGGTGTTAACAACGTTGCACTATTGGCAGGTAAAAAAGCAAGCCCATACGTACCGTTTATTAACATTGCACCGGTAGTTGCTGGTACTAATGGTATTTCTCCAATCTTCTTAACAACCGTTGATGTAACTGGCGGTATTGGTCTTGACCTTAAAAACTGGGTTAAGAAAGTAGATGCAAATGGCAACGCAGTTGTAGATGCAAATGGTGATGCAGTTTTAGAAGAAGCTTACTCAGTAGCAACTGGTACTGTGTTAACTATTGATACCAAAGCGAAGAAATTATACAACGGTGACAAAGAGCTTGCGGATATATCTTCAGCCTTTACACCACAGAAAGTAGAATTCATGAAAGCAGGCGGTTCTTACGCGGTAACATTTGGTAAGAAATTACAAACGTTCGCAGCTGAAACACTTGGCCTAGCAACACCACCTGTATACGCAACTTCAAAAGAAATTTCACATGAAGGTCAAGGTTTAACGGCCGTTGAAAAAATCTTTAATAACAACGCTGTTGGTGTAACGTCTGAAACACCATTACATGCAGGCTCAGATGTTCGCGTTAAAGTGAACATTGTTGGCTCTCAAGACACGACAGGTCCTATGACATGTCAAGAACTTGAAGCGATGGCAGCATCTACTATTTCTCCACTAGTAGACGGTGCATACCAATCAGGTTGTCATACAGCGTCAGTTTGGGATAGCAAAGCTAAAGCTAACATTCCTAAGCTTATGGCATTCATGAATAAGTTCGGTCTTATTACTGCACGTGACCCGAAAGGCGTTTACCATGCAATGACTGATGTTATTCATAAAGTACTAAACGATATCACAGTAGACGATCGCGCAATCATCATTGGTGGTGACTCGCATACTCGTATGTCTAAAGGTGTAGCCTTTGGTGCTGACTCGGGTACAGTAGCAATCGCGCTAGCCACAGGTGAATCTGCTATGCCAATCCCTGAGTCTGTAAAAGTTACTTTTAAAGGTAACATGCAAGGCCACATGGATTTCCGTGATGTAGTTCACGCAACTCAAGCCCAAATGCTTAAGCAATTTGGTGGTGAGAACGTATTCCAAGGCCGTATCATTGAAGTGCACATTGGTACTTTATTAGCTGACCAAGCATTCACATTTACTGATTGGTCTGCAGAAATGAAGGCTAAAGCGTCTATCTGTATTTCTGAAGATGAAACGTTAATTCAATCACTTGAGCTTGCTAAGAGCCGTATCCAAATCATGATCAACAAGGGTATGGAAAACGAAGCGAAAACCCTTAACGGTTTAATCGCATTAGCTGACAAACGCATCGAAGGCATTAAATCAGGTGAAACTCCTGCATTAGCACCAGATGATAACGCTACATACTACGCAGAAGTTGTGATTGATTTAGATGTTATCGACCAGCCAATGATTGCTGATCCAGATGTTAACAACGAAGATGCATCTAAGCGTTACACCCATGATGTTATTCGCCCTGTTTCATACTACGCTGATAAATCAGTTGATTTAGGTTTTGTTGGGTCTTGTATGGTTCACAAGGGTGATATGCAAATCATCGCTCAAATGTTCCGTAATATGGAAGCACAAGGTAACAAGATAGAATTTAAAGCACCATTAGTTGTTGCACCACCAACTTACAATATTGTTGATGAACTTAAAGCTGAAGGTGATTGGGATATTTTACAAAAATATTCAGGTTTTGAATTTGACGATGCTGTACCTAAAAATGCTGCTCGTACTAAATACGAAAACATCATGTACCTTGAACGCCCAGGCTGTAACTTGTGTATGGGTAACCAAGAGAAAGCTGAACCTGGTGATACTGTTATTGCAACGTCAACGCGTTTATTCCAAGGTCGTGTTGTAGCTGATACTGCTGAGAAAAAAGGCGAATCACTACTTGGCTCTACACCGTTAGTGGTACTTTCAACTATGCTTGGTCGTTTCCCTTCAATCGAAGAGTACAAGTCTGCTGTAGAAGGTATCGATTTAACTCGATTCGCTCCTCCTACGCATGAAATGACTACTAAGTATACTGCTCAAGCAGTACCGGTTAAAGTGGTATAATAGATAGATAGTTAGTGGGTAGAACGTCTACTTTAATAACTAAATAACATAAAGCAAAAAGGGTTACTTAACTGATTGAAGTTAAGTAACCCTTTTTTTTGCCTATGTTTTATATTTTTAAAATGAATTCATATTACTCAAATTGATAATCACTTCTTAACAATGCTGACCGCATTATTTTGTTGTTGCGCACTCAAGCTTAGCAGTGAGATTTGGCATAATTAAATTGGGTGACGCACGAGGGAAATCAAAGCTTTCAACACCTTTTATTAGTTCTAACTTATACCCATAAGAACCGCAAATTAAATAACTTCTGCGTAATAAAAATGCAGATAAACGCTCAAAGCTGACTTTATTATTCGGAATAACTTCTAACTGATAATGGCTGTCATCAAATTGAGTTCTTTTGAATTGTAGTTTGTGATCAAAATCCCATTCTGACTGAGCTTGACCTAAAACGACTTGACTAGGTCCTGCACAAGCCGCTAACAATGAAATACATAACAAAAAAACAATAGAGTGAAGTGCTGATTTTAGAGTGAAATTTAACATAGTTACCATCCTTTTAACTGTTGTCTTAACAGTCTAGCAAATAGAAAGCTATGACAGCAATAGTGTTAAATCAGTTACTTAAAAGAAATTATATGTCGACAGGATGCTCAATCAAATTAAAACTCGTTTTTGGCTCACCGTAGACATAAATACTACAATTCATCCAACTTGTAGGAATTCTCCAAGTATTATTATTTTCTACCGTATAAACATGACGTTTATTAGCGCAACGAACATCTAAAGTATGCAAGGACCCTTCAATATTGGTTAATGAAAACTCATTTCTAACTAAGTCTGCATACCAGTAATCACTATCAATAGCAGCATCAATAACTATATCCTTATCACTACTGATTACAGAATCAATATCTGCCATGACCTTTTTAAGTTTTGCTAAATAAGGCTTAGCCTCTTCAAGCTTAATAAGCTGTTTATAGGTAGCAAATGCACTTTGAAACTTAGATAAAGTCGTCTCTAAGTAAAATTGTTGATACAGCACTGAAAAT
The DNA window shown above is from Colwellia psychrerythraea 34H and carries:
- a CDS encoding bifunctional aconitate hydratase 2/2-methylisocitrate dehydratase yields the protein MSLYSEYIKEIESRKTDLGLAPLPIDSADLLSEIIAQIKDSANAHREESLNFFIYNTLPGTTSAAGVKATFLKEIILAESVVAEITPTFAFELLSHMKGGPSIEVLLDLALSDDAAVAKEAAEVLKTQVFLYDADTARLEAAFKAGNALAKEILESYAQAEFFTKLPNVEEKVEVVTYIAGEGDISTDLLSPGHQAHSRADRELHGQCMSTPEAQAEILALQVKHPNAKVMLIAEKGTMGVGSSRMSGVNNVALLAGKKASPYVPFINIAPVVAGTNGISPIFLTTVDVTGGIGLDLKNWVKKVDANGNAVVDANGDAVLEEAYSVATGTVLTIDTKAKKLYNGDKELADISSAFTPQKVEFMKAGGSYAVTFGKKLQTFAAETLGLATPPVYATSKEISHEGQGLTAVEKIFNNNAVGVTSETPLHAGSDVRVKVNIVGSQDTTGPMTCQELEAMAASTISPLVDGAYQSGCHTASVWDSKAKANIPKLMAFMNKFGLITARDPKGVYHAMTDVIHKVLNDITVDDRAIIIGGDSHTRMSKGVAFGADSGTVAIALATGESAMPIPESVKVTFKGNMQGHMDFRDVVHATQAQMLKQFGGENVFQGRIIEVHIGTLLADQAFTFTDWSAEMKAKASICISEDETLIQSLELAKSRIQIMINKGMENEAKTLNGLIALADKRIEGIKSGETPALAPDDNATYYAEVVIDLDVIDQPMIADPDVNNEDASKRYTHDVIRPVSYYADKSVDLGFVGSCMVHKGDMQIIAQMFRNMEAQGNKIEFKAPLVVAPPTYNIVDELKAEGDWDILQKYSGFEFDDAVPKNAARTKYENIMYLERPGCNLCMGNQEKAEPGDTVIATSTRLFQGRVVADTAEKKGESLLGSTPLVVLSTMLGRFPSIEEYKSAVEGIDLTRFAPPTHEMTTKYTAQAVPVKVV